Proteins from a genomic interval of Quercus lobata isolate SW786 chromosome 11, ValleyOak3.0 Primary Assembly, whole genome shotgun sequence:
- the LOC115966359 gene encoding polygalacturonase non-catalytic subunit AroGP2-like, translating into METGNNHTKPVFLLSKASPLSADESASFSKLATTHNHSALSSRFSAFCASANLLCFPDSSLQTHTDAGCVFSYMCSFTYNNDKRSYTIGIFFWESMLKKGTVMPMPDIQDKLPERSFLPRSILSKLQFSTSKISELKQVFHASDNSTMETMIVETLSDCKKAPSPGETKRCVGSAEDMIDFAISVLGSRNVAIRTTKNVNGSKQSIMIGSVKGINGGKVMQQSMTCHQRLFSYLVYSCHSVPKVRAYKADILDPNSKAKINHGVAICHLNTSSWDPNHEAFFELGSGPGRIEVCHWIFENDLTWTVAD; encoded by the exons ATGGAG ACCGGAAACAACCACACCAAGCCAGTGTTTCTCCTATCCAAAGCGTCCCCACTAAGCGCAGATGAGTCAGCCAGTTTCTCCAAACTCgccaccacccacaaccacaGCGCTCTCTCCTCTCGCTTCTCAGCCTTCTGTGCGTCCGCCAACCTCCTCTGCTTCCCTGATTCTTCATTACAGACTCACACAGATGCTGGCTGTGTTTTCAGTTACATGTGTTCTTTCACTTACAACAACGATAAGAGATCCTACACCATCGGTATATTCTTTTGGGAGTCGATGTTAAAGAAAGGGACGGTGATGCCAATGCCGGACATTCAAGATAAATTGCCAGAAAGGTCTTTTTTGCCGCGGTCCATTTTGTCCAAACTGCAGTTTTCTACGTCCAAAATCTCTGAGCTAAAGCAGGTTTTTCATGCGAGTGATAATTCCACCATGGAGACTATGATAGTTGAGACCTTAAGTGATTGCAAGAAAGCTCCTAGCCCAGGCGAGACCAAGCGGTGCGTGGGCTCAGCTGAGGACATGATCGACTTTGCAATCTCGGTCTTGGGTAGTCGAAACGTTGCCATTCGAACAACCAAGAATGTAAACGGGTCAAAGCAGAGTATAATGATCGGGTCCGTCAAAGGAATCAACGGTGGGAAAGTCATGCAGCAATCAATGACTTGTCATCAGAGGTTGTTTTCGTACCTAGTATATTCCTGCCATTCAGTTCCAAAGGTTCGAGCCTACAAAGCGGATATACTGGATCCAAATTCGAAGGCTAAGATCAATCATGGTGTTGCCATTTGTCACTTGAACACCTCGAGTTGGGACCCGAATCATGAAGCTTTCTTCGAGCTAGGGTCAGGTCCAGGTCGGATCGAGGTTTGCCATTGGATTTTCGAAAATGATCTGACTTGGACAGTTGCTGACTAA
- the LOC115966360 gene encoding uncharacterized protein LOC115966360 — MDLVEHVSHINQRMAVHTKNKALMCKVFPSNLGPMVMRWFDGLREGSINSFKELTRVFGARFVTCNRVPRPLDSLLSMTMQDGETYKTYIDRYWEMFNEIDENFDDVAIRIFKVSLPAEHDLRKSLTRKPIRSVCQLMDRIDEYKRVEED; from the coding sequence ATGGACCttgtggagcatgtgagccacaTCAACCAGAGAATGGCTGTTCACACCAAGAATAAGGCattgatgtgcaaggtgttcccaTCCAATTTGGGGCCTAtggtgatgagatggtttgatggcctGAGGGAAGGCtctattaattcttttaaggAGCTTACTCGGGTGTTTGGAGCTCGTTTTGTTACTTGCAACAGGGTTCCTCGACCTTTGGACTCTTTGCTATCTATGACCATGCAGGACGGGGAGACATATAAAACATATATTGAcagatactgggagatgttcaatgagattGATGAGAATTTTGATGACGTGGCTATAAGGATTTTCAAGGTTAGCTTGCCCGCTgagcatgatttgagaaagTCTTTGACAAGGAAACCCATTAGGAGTGTGTGTCAACTCATGGATCGTATTGACGAGTATAAGCGGGTCGAGGAAGATTAG